One genomic segment of Salinigranum rubrum includes these proteins:
- a CDS encoding branched-chain amino acid ABC transporter permease, with amino-acid sequence MRGLVIGLAGIGLSMTYSILNFANFSHGDYITAGAFSGWATTYLIAGLARPNADLGSLLLVGAGGSVFGGALGIGVLGTPLAVVLGLVIAGAFTIVLSLGVDRFIYKPIRDEDGITLLITSIGVAFALRYLMQFVFGSDVRGTTAQPPQIGPYLWDGQVFISAHDIALVVVAGGLMLGVHVLLQTTKLGKAMRAMADNEDLARITGIPTERVVRSVWIIGGGLTGVAGYMFVLWKGTLGFNDGWLLLLLIFAAVILGGIGSIYGAIAGGLVIGLTASLSVIWIPSAFARAAAFLVMIVILLVKPQGIFAGRSTA; translated from the coding sequence ATGCGTGGACTCGTCATCGGTCTCGCCGGAATCGGTCTGTCGATGACGTACAGCATTCTGAACTTCGCGAACTTTTCACACGGTGATTACATCACCGCCGGCGCGTTCTCCGGGTGGGCGACGACGTACCTCATCGCCGGCCTCGCCCGTCCCAACGCCGACCTCGGGTCGCTCCTGTTGGTCGGTGCGGGCGGGTCGGTGTTCGGCGGTGCGCTGGGTATCGGCGTGTTGGGGACGCCGCTGGCCGTGGTTCTCGGCCTCGTGATCGCCGGCGCGTTCACCATCGTGCTCTCGCTCGGCGTCGACCGGTTCATCTACAAACCGATCCGCGACGAGGACGGCATCACGCTCCTCATCACCAGTATCGGCGTCGCGTTCGCGCTCCGGTACCTGATGCAGTTCGTCTTCGGCTCCGACGTTCGGGGGACGACGGCGCAGCCGCCACAGATCGGGCCGTACCTCTGGGACGGCCAGGTGTTCATCTCGGCGCACGACATCGCCTTGGTCGTCGTCGCCGGCGGCCTGATGCTCGGCGTCCACGTCCTCTTGCAGACGACGAAGCTCGGGAAGGCGATGCGTGCGATGGCCGACAACGAGGACCTCGCGCGTATCACGGGCATTCCGACCGAACGGGTCGTCCGCTCGGTGTGGATCATCGGCGGCGGACTCACCGGGGTCGCCGGCTACATGTTCGTCCTCTGGAAGGGGACGCTCGGGTTCAACGACGGCTGGCTCCTCTTACTTCTCATCTTCGCGGCGGTCATCCTCGGCGGCATCGGCTCCATCTACGGCGCCATCGCCGGCGGACTGGTCATCGGCCTCACCGCGTCGCTGTCGGTCATCTGGATCCCCTCCGCGTTCGCACGCGCGGCGGCGTTCCTCGTCATGATCGTCATCCTGCTCGTCAAGCCACAGGGCATCTTCGCCGGGAGGTCCACCGCATGA
- a CDS encoding DUF7345 domain-containing protein, producing MCGVRRAGVFLLVTLAVVGVVAGAAGATEHAPAPGAAQLGDEGIEPDGVLLRADLRSNGDARWTVEYRVRLNDENTTAAFESLRTDVEANETAYTSTFAERMGATARAAENATGREMRVENVSVRATRQQLPQEYGVVTYRFDWTGFAVASGETLEAGDALAGLFLDRQTTFVVAWPDGYATTAVQPTPDERRDDAVVWIGPTDFADGEPVVSLSPTASEAEGGGSATGATGGNGDGGDGEGGDDTTDGGPSVLVVAGGALLLVIAVLGVVLWRRSQETSRADSDADSGSVPPAGSGDGSEAAAEATATGAESVDADTGDDGTVEAAEDAGPAEAEADEGTPDPWEDELLSNEERVLALLEHNAGRMKQQAVAAELDWSDAKTSQVIGKLRDAEEIETFRIGRENVVALPGSGLS from the coding sequence ATGTGTGGTGTCCGTCGCGCCGGCGTCTTTCTCCTCGTCACGCTCGCGGTCGTCGGCGTCGTCGCGGGCGCTGCCGGCGCAACGGAGCACGCACCGGCCCCTGGAGCAGCGCAACTCGGCGACGAGGGAATCGAGCCCGACGGCGTCCTGTTGCGCGCGGATCTGCGCTCGAACGGCGACGCCCGCTGGACGGTCGAGTACCGGGTGCGGTTGAACGACGAGAACACCACGGCGGCGTTCGAGTCGCTCCGGACGGACGTCGAGGCCAACGAGACGGCGTACACGTCGACGTTCGCGGAGCGGATGGGTGCGACGGCCCGGGCGGCCGAGAACGCGACCGGTCGGGAGATGCGGGTGGAGAACGTCTCGGTCCGCGCGACGCGCCAACAGCTCCCGCAGGAGTACGGCGTCGTCACCTACCGGTTCGACTGGACGGGCTTCGCCGTCGCGAGCGGGGAGACCCTCGAAGCCGGGGACGCGCTCGCGGGGCTGTTCCTCGACCGCCAGACCACGTTCGTCGTGGCGTGGCCCGACGGGTACGCGACGACGGCCGTCCAGCCGACCCCGGACGAACGGCGCGACGACGCCGTGGTGTGGATCGGACCGACGGACTTCGCCGACGGGGAGCCGGTCGTCTCCCTGTCGCCGACAGCCTCGGAAGCCGAGGGGGGCGGAAGCGCGACCGGTGCGACCGGCGGCAACGGTGACGGCGGCGACGGGGAGGGCGGAGACGACACCACCGACGGCGGACCGTCGGTGCTCGTCGTCGCTGGCGGGGCGCTTCTCCTCGTGATTGCTGTGCTCGGGGTCGTGCTGTGGCGGCGCTCACAGGAGACGAGTCGCGCAGATAGCGATGCCGACAGTGGCTCCGTCCCCCCGGCCGGGAGCGGGGACGGTTCCGAGGCGGCTGCGGAGGCGACGGCGACCGGTGCCGAGAGCGTCGACGCCGACACGGGAGACGACGGGACCGTCGAAGCCGCCGAGGACGCTGGACCCGCCGAGGCCGAGGCTGACGAGGGCACTCCCGATCCCTGGGAGGACGAACTCCTCAGCAACGAGGAACGGGTGCTGGCGCTTCTCGAACACAACGCTGGTCGGATGAAACAGCAGGCGGTCGCCGCCGAACTCGACTGGTCGGACGCGAAGACGAGTCAGGTCATCGGGAAGCTCCGCGACGCAGAGGAGATCGAAACGTTCCGAATCGGGCGGGAGAACGTGGTCGCCCTCCCCGGAAGCGGCCTCTCGTGA
- a CDS encoding DUF7563 family protein gives MPECQNCGSFVTPAYARVFTPDGVENPRVCPSCEDMVRDGADVRKARSPRNTN, from the coding sequence ATGCCGGAGTGCCAGAACTGCGGTTCTTTCGTCACCCCCGCGTATGCTCGCGTCTTCACCCCCGATGGTGTCGAGAACCCTCGCGTCTGCCCGAGTTGTGAAGACATGGTCCGCGACGGCGCGGACGTCAGGAAGGCCCGTTCTCCGAGAAACACGAACTGA
- a CDS encoding ABC transporter ATP-binding protein: MSATTDAETEPDRTPGTSLLEVENLDAGYGDLQILTDVDMFVDSGEYVTIVGPNGAGKSTLMKSVFGLTSHMGGVVTFADEDITGLIPEEIIHKGIGYVPQNDNVFASLSVQENLEMGAYILDEVPQDALEAVFDRFPILRERKEQKAGTMSGGQQQMLAMGRALMLEPDLLLLDEPSAGLAPDLVDDMFDRIDAINDDGTAVLMVEQNAKEALRRCNRGYVLANGKNRYVDTGDALLNDPQVRQDFLGG, from the coding sequence ATGAGCGCGACGACCGACGCGGAGACGGAACCGGACCGGACGCCGGGGACGAGCCTCCTCGAAGTCGAGAACCTCGACGCGGGCTACGGCGACCTCCAGATCCTCACCGACGTGGACATGTTCGTCGACAGTGGCGAGTACGTCACCATCGTCGGACCCAACGGGGCGGGGAAGTCGACGCTAATGAAGAGCGTCTTCGGGCTCACCAGTCACATGGGAGGGGTCGTGACGTTCGCCGACGAGGACATCACCGGCCTCATCCCCGAGGAGATCATCCACAAGGGCATCGGCTACGTCCCCCAGAACGACAACGTCTTCGCCTCCCTGTCGGTGCAGGAGAACCTCGAGATGGGCGCGTACATCCTCGACGAAGTACCACAGGACGCGCTCGAAGCCGTCTTCGATCGCTTCCCCATCCTCCGCGAGCGGAAAGAGCAGAAGGCCGGCACCATGTCCGGCGGCCAGCAGCAGATGCTCGCGATGGGCCGGGCGCTCATGCTGGAACCGGACCTGCTCCTCCTCGACGAGCCCTCGGCCGGGCTAGCGCCCGACCTCGTCGACGACATGTTCGACCGCATCGACGCCATCAACGACGACGGCACCGCGGTCCTGATGGTCGAGCAGAACGCCAAAGAGGCGCTCCGTCGCTGCAACAGGGGGTACGTCCTCGCCAACGGGAAGAACCGCTACGTCGACACCGGCGACGCCCTCTTGAACGACCCGCAGGTTCGACAGGACTTCCTCGGCGGCTGA
- a CDS encoding FAD-binding protein — translation MYEHDVIVVGAGGAGLRAAIAAQEEGADVAIVTKLHPVRSHTGAAEGGINAALREGDSWKDHAYDTMKGSDYLGDAPAVETLCKESPRETMQLEHWGMAFSRDEDGRVSQRPFGGLSFPRTTYAGAETGHQLLHTMYEQLVKRGIEVYDEWYATRLAVSDEERPEDRRCHGVVAYDIQSGEIAGFRARKGVVLATGGPGQVYDHTTNAVSNTGDGVAMAYRAGAPIEDMEFIQFHPTTLPSTGVLISEGVRGEGGILYNENGERFMYEHGYANNAGELASRDVVSRAELTEVNQGRGIEDEYVHLDMRHLGEERIIDRLENILHLAEDFEGVDGLEEPMPVKPGQHYAMGGVETDENGETCITGLYAAGECACASVHGANRLGGNALPELIVFGKRAGQHAAGRDLGTARIETGKRGEYEVGEVDTPVQPGEVGGPGDVAADGGTAPDGGATAELTPDECVERAVTDERTRVDALMSREGTNHATIRAKVQKSMTRFVNVFREEDGLKQALRDIREAREAYQDVAVSDPSRTFNTDLIQTIETRNILDLAEAITLGALVRDEFRGAHWRAEHQERKDENWLKHTMLSWNEGTPEVWFRPVILEGEDKTYEPKIRSY, via the coding sequence ATGTACGAACACGACGTTATCGTGGTCGGCGCGGGCGGTGCGGGCCTGCGTGCGGCCATCGCAGCACAGGAAGAAGGAGCCGACGTGGCCATCGTCACGAAGCTCCACCCGGTCAGGAGCCACACGGGTGCGGCCGAAGGCGGCATCAACGCCGCCCTCCGCGAGGGCGACTCGTGGAAGGACCACGCCTACGACACGATGAAGGGCTCGGACTACCTGGGGGACGCCCCCGCAGTCGAGACCCTCTGTAAGGAGAGCCCCAGGGAGACGATGCAGCTCGAACACTGGGGGATGGCCTTCTCGCGCGACGAGGACGGCCGCGTCTCCCAGCGACCGTTCGGCGGCCTCTCGTTCCCGCGGACCACCTACGCCGGTGCCGAAACCGGCCACCAGTTGCTCCACACGATGTACGAGCAACTGGTCAAGCGCGGCATCGAGGTGTACGACGAGTGGTACGCCACCCGTCTCGCCGTGAGCGACGAGGAGCGGCCCGAAGACCGGAGGTGTCACGGCGTCGTCGCCTACGACATCCAGTCGGGCGAAATCGCCGGCTTCCGCGCCCGCAAGGGCGTCGTCCTCGCCACCGGCGGACCCGGGCAGGTGTACGACCACACCACCAACGCCGTCTCCAACACGGGGGACGGCGTGGCGATGGCCTACCGCGCCGGCGCACCCATCGAGGACATGGAGTTCATCCAGTTCCACCCCACGACGCTTCCCTCCACGGGCGTGCTCATCTCGGAGGGGGTCCGCGGCGAGGGTGGTATCCTCTACAACGAGAACGGCGAGCGGTTCATGTACGAACACGGCTACGCGAACAACGCCGGCGAACTCGCCTCCCGGGACGTCGTCTCCCGGGCCGAGTTGACCGAGGTGAACCAGGGTCGCGGTATCGAGGACGAGTACGTCCACCTCGACATGCGCCACCTCGGCGAGGAGCGCATCATCGACCGACTGGAGAACATCCTCCACCTCGCGGAGGACTTCGAGGGCGTCGACGGCCTCGAAGAGCCGATGCCGGTCAAGCCCGGCCAGCACTACGCGATGGGCGGGGTCGAGACGGACGAGAACGGCGAGACCTGTATCACGGGCCTGTACGCCGCCGGGGAGTGCGCCTGCGCCTCCGTCCACGGTGCCAACCGACTGGGCGGCAACGCGCTGCCCGAACTCATCGTCTTCGGCAAGCGCGCCGGCCAGCACGCCGCCGGTCGTGACCTCGGTACGGCGCGCATCGAGACTGGCAAGCGCGGCGAGTACGAGGTCGGCGAAGTCGACACGCCGGTCCAGCCGGGCGAGGTCGGCGGGCCGGGCGACGTCGCCGCCGACGGCGGTACCGCTCCGGACGGTGGAGCGACGGCCGAACTCACCCCCGACGAGTGCGTCGAACGGGCGGTCACGGACGAGCGGACCCGCGTCGACGCGCTGATGTCGCGGGAGGGCACGAACCACGCGACCATCCGCGCGAAGGTGCAGAAGTCCATGACGCGGTTCGTCAACGTCTTCCGCGAGGAGGACGGTCTCAAGCAGGCGCTCCGCGACATCCGCGAGGCTCGCGAGGCGTACCAGGACGTCGCCGTCTCCGACCCGTCGCGGACGTTCAACACGGACCTCATCCAGACCATCGAGACGCGGAACATCCTCGATCTGGCCGAAGCCATCACCCTCGGCGCGCTCGTCCGCGACGAGTTCCGCGGCGCTCACTGGCGGGCCGAACACCAAGAGCGCAAGGACGAGAACTGGCTGAAGCACACGATGCTCTCGTGGAACGAGGGCACGCCCGAGGTGTGGTTCCGTCCCGTCATCCTCGAGGGCGAGGACAAGACGTACGAGCCGAAGATCCGGAGCTACTGA
- a CDS encoding Trm112 family protein, whose protein sequence is MKGYEPSNQLCPVCRATLLASVTTEGELVCPNCEDWQRKAARVE, encoded by the coding sequence ATGAAAGGGTACGAACCCTCCAACCAGCTCTGTCCGGTCTGCCGCGCGACCCTCCTCGCGAGCGTCACCACCGAAGGTGAACTGGTCTGTCCGAACTGCGAAGACTGGCAACGCAAGGCGGCCAGAGTCGAGTAA
- a CDS encoding GNAT family N-acetyltransferase — MSSEHPEVSIESAVLADVDALADLWVSLARGQRTYDSHLLADENRTTIRESLAQHVVGDGVVVARATGEGDDEEDRVLVGFAMFGLEQGDYAQTVTRGIVHDLFVAPDRRGEGIGSALLVRAEEGLVEFGADAFALEAMATNADARRFYERHGYRPHRVELEKSAQSDTHSKEDG, encoded by the coding sequence ATGTCCTCTGAACACCCGGAGGTCTCCATCGAATCCGCAGTCCTCGCGGACGTGGACGCACTCGCCGACCTGTGGGTCAGTCTCGCGCGCGGTCAGCGGACGTACGACTCGCACCTGCTTGCCGACGAGAACAGGACCACGATTCGGGAGTCGCTCGCTCAGCACGTCGTCGGCGACGGGGTGGTCGTCGCGCGGGCGACGGGGGAGGGTGACGACGAGGAGGACCGAGTCCTCGTCGGGTTCGCCATGTTCGGACTCGAACAGGGCGACTACGCGCAGACGGTCACCCGCGGCATCGTTCACGACCTCTTCGTCGCCCCGGACCGGCGTGGGGAGGGCATCGGAAGCGCGCTCCTCGTGCGAGCGGAGGAGGGATTGGTGGAGTTCGGCGCCGACGCCTTCGCGCTCGAAGCGATGGCGACCAACGCCGACGCGCGGCGCTTCTACGAGCGACACGGCTACCGACCCCACCGCGTGGAACTGGAGAAATCGGCCCAAAGCGATACACACTCAAAGGAGGACGGGTAA
- a CDS encoding branched-chain amino acid ABC transporter permease, whose protein sequence is MSVDVDRFTERIPGGDAGLIVLLLAVLYAAYIVSGVILGFSLRGQLNSLAVLTFFIGVFAMLALALNLHWGYTGLFNIGIVGFMAVGIYVMALVSKPLYEPGSAAQVGGLGLPLIVGIIAGMVASALLGLVVALPALRLRADYLAIVTIAMSEIVRFSFLSSQFQQFQLFGRRVGFGGGSGVILNYTDPLQAFFEAFGLWGAYQGLIEASTAIIPTNPKPVIDGLVYGAMLLFFVAVYFWLLKRTGESPFGRVLKAIREDEDVANSLGKDTNGFKIKSFMLGCALMGLAGILWFMTQGAVTPNTFRPRITFFVWIALIIGGAGSNTGSIVGGAMFAALLYQGPRYLKNVIEEILPTASAPSSFGPAISPLLSEADPLPFIFYTLDSVRQLQLVIMGLVLVWLMHNRPDGLLGHRKETAASIDLTARRGRAVAADGGDEDE, encoded by the coding sequence ATGAGCGTCGACGTCGACCGGTTCACCGAGCGCATCCCGGGCGGCGACGCGGGACTCATCGTCCTCCTGCTCGCCGTGCTCTACGCCGCGTACATCGTCAGCGGCGTCATCCTCGGCTTCTCCCTGCGGGGACAGTTGAACTCGCTCGCCGTCTTGACCTTCTTCATCGGCGTCTTCGCCATGCTGGCGCTCGCGCTGAACCTCCACTGGGGGTACACCGGGCTGTTCAACATCGGCATCGTCGGGTTCATGGCGGTCGGTATCTACGTCATGGCGTTGGTCTCGAAGCCCCTCTACGAGCCCGGTAGCGCCGCTCAGGTCGGCGGACTCGGCCTCCCGCTCATCGTCGGTATCATCGCGGGGATGGTCGCCTCCGCCCTCCTGGGCCTGGTCGTCGCGCTTCCCGCGCTCAGACTTCGGGCGGACTACCTCGCCATCGTCACCATCGCGATGTCGGAGATCGTCCGATTCTCGTTCCTCTCCTCGCAGTTCCAGCAGTTCCAGCTCTTCGGCAGACGAGTGGGCTTCGGCGGCGGCTCCGGCGTCATCCTCAACTACACGGACCCGCTCCAGGCGTTCTTCGAGGCGTTCGGCCTCTGGGGTGCCTATCAGGGGCTCATCGAAGCGTCGACGGCGATCATCCCGACCAATCCGAAGCCGGTCATCGACGGCCTCGTCTACGGGGCGATGTTGCTGTTCTTCGTCGCCGTGTACTTCTGGCTCCTGAAGCGCACGGGTGAGTCCCCCTTCGGTCGCGTCCTCAAGGCGATCCGCGAGGACGAGGACGTCGCCAACTCGCTCGGCAAGGACACCAACGGCTTCAAGATCAAGTCGTTCATGCTCGGCTGTGCGCTCATGGGGCTGGCGGGCATCCTCTGGTTCATGACTCAGGGTGCGGTGACGCCGAACACCTTCAGACCGAGGATCACGTTCTTCGTCTGGATCGCGCTCATCATCGGCGGCGCCGGCTCGAACACCGGGAGCATCGTCGGCGGCGCGATGTTCGCGGCCCTCCTCTATCAGGGTCCGCGCTACCTCAAGAACGTCATCGAGGAGATCCTCCCCACCGCGAGCGCGCCGAGTTCGTTCGGGCCGGCCATCTCGCCGCTCCTCTCGGAGGCCGACCCCTTGCCGTTCATCTTCTACACGCTCGACAGCGTCCGCCAGCTCCAACTCGTCATCATGGGACTCGTGCTCGTCTGGCTGATGCACAACCGTCCCGACGGACTGCTCGGCCACCGCAAGGAGACGGCGGCGAGCATCGACCTGACGGCACGGCGGGGCCGTGCCGTCGCGGCGGACGGAGGTGACGAGGATGAGTGA
- a CDS encoding DUF5785 family protein, with protein MDWPHDPDGEQGSEGRRKYGHAIIAKKIDEEEDFPLSRDEFVAEYGDDPVRIDYERVVSLREVFEGVEEEEFADFVELHQALGRAMRANDLWFYEGADEFVRERA; from the coding sequence ATGGACTGGCCACACGACCCCGACGGAGAACAGGGGAGCGAGGGCCGACGGAAGTACGGCCACGCGATCATCGCCAAGAAGATCGACGAGGAGGAGGACTTCCCGCTCTCGCGCGACGAGTTCGTCGCCGAGTACGGCGACGACCCCGTCCGGATCGACTACGAGCGCGTCGTCTCGCTCCGGGAGGTGTTCGAGGGCGTCGAGGAGGAGGAGTTCGCCGACTTCGTCGAACTCCACCAGGCGCTCGGCCGCGCGATGCGCGCGAACGACCTCTGGTTCTACGAGGGCGCCGACGAGTTCGTCCGCGAGCGCGCCTAG
- a CDS encoding PGF-CTERM sorting domain-containing protein, producing the protein MVRVRTLLTTLLVALLLVGTVAAVSSPRTQPADTSPPVRVFVGETLDVSAVQLTGGGTVGSGSVTLVGVAGDAEGTSESVDATDADFGGFETGGYDVAADGDDRAEFVVAEPRVTSVVVRNQNGANVTNGWEPTGEDLTVTVEYNFADADRLDLTVESPDGLDVTSRVTAIDRITRSGGSVTLDLSDEPVGTFEITVEGSDLDQATRTVTVRTGPRGTATPLPTATPTPEPSTPTPTDTPTATVTGPLTERPTETPTETTSPPTPTATETTTPTPTESPTPPETTATSTPGFGPGVALVALVVSFVVLGRRR; encoded by the coding sequence ATGGTACGTGTCCGCACCCTCCTGACCACCCTCCTCGTCGCCCTCCTCCTCGTGGGAACGGTCGCCGCCGTGTCGAGTCCCCGAACGCAACCGGCCGACACGAGCCCGCCGGTCCGCGTCTTCGTCGGTGAGACGCTCGACGTTTCGGCCGTGCAGTTGACCGGTGGTGGGACCGTCGGTTCGGGGTCCGTGACGCTCGTCGGCGTCGCGGGCGACGCCGAGGGCACGAGCGAGTCGGTCGACGCGACGGACGCCGACTTCGGCGGCTTCGAGACCGGCGGCTACGACGTCGCCGCCGACGGCGACGACCGCGCGGAGTTCGTCGTCGCCGAACCGCGCGTGACGAGCGTCGTCGTCCGGAACCAAAACGGCGCGAACGTGACCAACGGCTGGGAGCCGACGGGTGAAGACCTCACCGTGACCGTCGAGTACAACTTCGCCGATGCCGACCGTCTCGACCTGACCGTCGAGAGCCCGGACGGTCTGGACGTTACGTCGCGGGTCACCGCCATCGACCGTATCACTCGGAGCGGGGGGAGCGTCACCCTGGACCTCTCGGACGAGCCGGTGGGGACGTTCGAGATTACGGTCGAAGGGAGCGACCTCGACCAGGCTACGCGGACGGTGACCGTCCGGACGGGCCCACGCGGGACGGCGACACCGCTCCCGACGGCCACGCCGACGCCCGAGCCGTCGACCCCGACCCCGACCGACACCCCGACGGCGACGGTCACGGGCCCGCTGACCGAGCGACCGACGGAGACACCCACGGAGACGACGTCGCCGCCGACACCCACGGCGACGGAGACGACGACCCCGACCCCGACCGAGTCGCCGACGCCTCCGGAGACGACCGCCACGTCGACACCGGGGTTCGGGCCGGGCGTCGCGCTGGTCGCGCTGGTGGTGTCCTTCGTGGTCCTCGGACGGCGCCGATGA